Proteins encoded together in one Candidatus Eremiobacterota bacterium window:
- a CDS encoding protein kinase, with product MSDRRLFKSHQVTPELPRLQPGPQPLDRNVIASYMLEEQLGSGGMGQVWKAIDRGLARPVALKLLPHSMVADQDTRARFLREAKVASVLNHPNIVTIFETGEYEKQLFIAMELIEGVTVRDLINRHDVTRERALDIVKQALLGLSAAHQAGIIHRDIKPENLMVRKDGYVKILDFGLAKFQVSTEAQVTPQSGIVGTPRYMSPEQIKNDPVDGRCDLFSLGAVLYEMLAGEPPFGGENVGHILSAIISLNPPALKGVPPELAKIVMKALQKDRQKRYAQAGEFLTDIIAYTGGSLEIPGIATETSLVVLPLTCSPDDEIFADGIVDEIIANLSRNSRLRIIARSTSKLYRNHSMSIQEIGQALNVDMALEGSLRRSGERVRVVAQLVNTRDGFQMWNGRFEVKVKDIFDMEDEISDAIVGELHKHFKSMESLDERVALPIVDSAISELYFKGVSLQGTLRIDDIRKAIEYLQKVIELAPGFATAHAKLSTSLANLYRLLLPHAPAELLGEAEEEAKKALALDPANPDAYVSLSIVARIRGDFSAAHANLSEALRISPSHVTALSWLSYVHIFTGNCEEAEKLARKAIERDPAGSSHYTFLGYSLISQGRFMEASDALDRALRIDPRNHYSYAILLYAKLAMGQMEEARIMRDYLVHSDNLPLAVQAVLSLYRQITETPAEVPFSDELLLKIPYEPEAERIAADVFALRGEMKGALKFIESSVKKGLLNLPFLEHDPFLKPLRDDPAFITLKGLVADRIKRLSHKH from the coding sequence ATGTCAGACAGAAGGCTCTTCAAATCCCACCAGGTGACTCCCGAGCTCCCGAGGCTCCAGCCGGGGCCACAGCCCCTTGACAGGAATGTCATAGCCAGTTACATGCTTGAGGAACAGCTTGGCTCAGGGGGAATGGGCCAGGTATGGAAGGCAATCGACAGGGGCCTTGCGAGGCCTGTGGCACTCAAGCTTCTCCCCCACTCCATGGTGGCGGACCAGGATACGCGGGCCCGCTTTCTCAGGGAGGCCAAGGTGGCAAGCGTCTTGAATCATCCGAATATAGTGACGATTTTTGAGACAGGCGAATACGAAAAGCAGCTTTTTATCGCCATGGAACTGATCGAGGGCGTCACCGTGAGGGACCTCATCAACAGGCATGATGTGACCCGTGAAAGAGCCCTTGATATCGTCAAGCAGGCTCTCCTGGGCCTCTCGGCTGCCCACCAGGCAGGCATCATCCACAGGGACATAAAGCCTGAGAACCTTATGGTAAGAAAAGACGGCTATGTGAAGATCCTGGATTTCGGCCTCGCCAAGTTCCAGGTCTCCACAGAAGCCCAGGTGACGCCCCAGTCAGGAATCGTTGGAACACCGCGCTATATGTCGCCCGAGCAGATTAAGAACGATCCTGTTGACGGCCGCTGCGATCTCTTCTCCCTCGGCGCCGTGCTCTACGAGATGCTTGCAGGCGAACCTCCCTTCGGAGGTGAGAACGTGGGCCACATTCTCTCGGCCATCATCTCCCTGAACCCCCCCGCTCTCAAGGGCGTGCCCCCCGAGCTTGCAAAAATCGTCATGAAGGCCCTTCAGAAGGACAGGCAGAAGCGCTACGCCCAGGCCGGCGAGTTCCTTACCGATATCATCGCCTATACGGGAGGGAGCCTCGAGATACCGGGGATTGCCACCGAAACTTCCCTGGTGGTGCTCCCCCTCACCTGCTCGCCTGATGATGAGATCTTCGCTGACGGCATAGTGGACGAGATCATAGCGAATCTTTCCAGAAACAGCAGGCTCAGGATAATCGCGCGCTCAACTTCAAAGCTTTACAGGAACCATTCCATGAGCATCCAGGAGATAGGGCAGGCTCTCAACGTTGACATGGCCCTGGAAGGGAGCCTCCGCCGCAGCGGAGAGAGAGTCCGCGTGGTGGCGCAGCTGGTGAACACCCGCGACGGATTCCAGATGTGGAACGGCCGCTTTGAAGTGAAGGTGAAGGACATCTTTGACATGGAGGACGAGATTTCCGATGCAATCGTAGGGGAGCTCCACAAGCACTTCAAGTCCATGGAGTCCCTTGATGAGAGAGTGGCTCTGCCCATTGTGGATTCCGCCATAAGCGAGCTCTATTTCAAAGGCGTGTCCCTCCAGGGAACACTCCGCATCGATGACATCAGGAAGGCCATCGAGTATCTGCAGAAGGTGATAGAGCTTGCACCGGGCTTTGCCACGGCCCATGCGAAACTCAGCACCTCACTCGCCAATCTTTACCGGCTCCTCCTTCCCCATGCCCCTGCGGAGCTTCTCGGGGAAGCCGAGGAGGAGGCGAAAAAGGCCCTCGCCCTTGACCCGGCAAACCCCGACGCTTACGTGTCGCTGAGCATCGTCGCAAGGATCAGGGGGGATTTTTCCGCCGCCCATGCCAATCTCAGCGAAGCCCTCAGGATCTCGCCAAGCCACGTGACGGCTCTCTCCTGGCTCTCTTACGTGCATATCTTCACGGGAAACTGCGAAGAGGCAGAAAAACTGGCCCGCAAGGCCATTGAGCGTGACCCGGCGGGGAGCTCCCATTACACATTCCTCGGCTATTCCCTTATCTCCCAGGGGAGGTTTATGGAAGCATCCGATGCCCTTGACAGGGCTCTCAGGATCGACCCGAGGAATCATTATTCCTATGCAATACTGCTCTATGCCAAGCTGGCAATGGGGCAGATGGAAGAGGCAAGGATCATGAGGGATTACCTGGTCCACTCTGATAATCTGCCCCTGGCGGTGCAGGCCGTGCTCTCCCTTTACCGGCAGATCACCGAAACGCCTGCAGAGGTCCCCTTCTCCGATGAGCTTCTGCTGAAGATCCCTTATGAGCCTGAAGCGGAGCGTATAGCCGCCGATGTCTTTGCCCTGCGCGGCGAGATGAAGGGAGCCCTCAAATTCATCGAATCGTCGGTTAAGAAGGGCCTTCTCAACCTCCCCTTCCTGGAGCATGATCCCTTCCTCAAGCCTCTTCGCGACGACCCGGCCTTTATCACCCTCAAGGGCCTTGTGGCGGACAGGATAAAAAGGCTTTCCCACAAGCACTGA
- a CDS encoding GAF domain-containing protein, with product MDNFDLVKRRFSLFMWPSLVILCILAFLTPQGRGNWVLIAFLVAFGAAVNSTLALPAIRPRIEHTIFLIITLVSVIIIAFISSFSTVFHPQGYLFAILLLLANAYFSTTEGVIILLFMIASDAILALIYAGTIEKALDHALISRVLTYTVLGFVSSFLFQESRREFRELDGELRRRKKTTMDLEQMKDESMMARQVLETAKESLESRNAQKDKILKITRILTQTLEPDLIASQILDVLKGVVNFSSGSVFLADREKNEIYCSAVEGGMEHEWKIQLEDPSLNIPGIIISRNQPITIDDTERDPRIARDVSADMKSALYYPVAIDNDIFGCICLWNREKNAYRGLNQEFMSQVSYEAARALKNAELYKTLDTRLNFIVALWNTSKELSTFIDVSSLERSRMLEKVLAKITVLFETDGLVFYTYADEQKSLLPAVVLGAAGGEHPVEAALKKDLAISGITISEGMLLKEPLQIADVSISSRRAIFKPLATLTGSTSIFWYPLLGRDKAVGALMLFSRKIRKWTKEESQWADIFCSMFSLSLENMNLVQKICDDRDMLEVEVAKRTEQLREALSRLKQSSLETIYKLAKAAEFKDEKTGFHVLRVGHYSQIIALAMGTDRGYADSILNASPMHDVGKIGIPDGILLKKGKLDSDEMTIMQKHTVIGSQILAGSDSDLIKLADMIALTHHEKWDGSGYPKGLREEEIPLAGRITALADVFDALLSKRPYKDSFTMEETLSIIEKGKGSHFDPAVVEAFYRSLEEIEKVAEHYKD from the coding sequence ATGGATAATTTTGATCTCGTAAAAAGACGCTTCTCGCTTTTCATGTGGCCTTCCCTTGTAATTCTCTGTATCCTTGCCTTTCTGACTCCCCAGGGGCGAGGGAACTGGGTTCTTATTGCCTTTCTGGTGGCTTTCGGCGCAGCGGTCAACAGCACTCTTGCCCTCCCGGCCATCCGCCCCAGGATTGAGCACACCATATTCCTTATCATCACGCTGGTCTCAGTGATTATCATCGCCTTTATCTCAAGCTTCTCGACGGTTTTTCATCCCCAGGGCTATCTTTTTGCGATACTCCTCCTGTTGGCGAATGCCTACTTCAGCACTACCGAGGGAGTCATCATACTGCTGTTCATGATCGCCTCTGACGCGATCCTGGCCCTTATCTATGCGGGCACGATAGAGAAAGCCCTCGATCATGCCCTGATTTCAAGAGTCCTCACGTACACAGTCCTTGGCTTTGTCTCAAGCTTCCTCTTCCAGGAGAGCAGGAGGGAGTTCAGGGAGCTTGACGGCGAGCTGCGAAGGCGGAAGAAGACCACCATGGATCTTGAACAGATGAAAGACGAGTCCATGATGGCAAGGCAGGTGCTGGAGACCGCCAAGGAGTCGCTGGAAAGCAGGAATGCCCAGAAGGACAAGATCCTCAAGATAACGAGGATCCTCACGCAGACCCTTGAGCCGGACCTCATTGCATCGCAGATACTCGATGTCCTCAAGGGAGTGGTGAACTTCAGCTCGGGGAGCGTGTTCCTCGCTGACAGGGAGAAAAACGAGATATACTGCTCAGCCGTTGAAGGCGGCATGGAGCATGAGTGGAAGATCCAGCTTGAAGATCCCTCCCTCAATATCCCGGGAATTATCATCAGCAGAAACCAGCCAATTACCATCGATGACACGGAGCGTGACCCCCGCATCGCAAGGGATGTCTCCGCAGATATGAAGTCGGCCCTTTATTACCCTGTCGCCATTGATAATGACATCTTCGGGTGCATATGCCTGTGGAACAGGGAGAAGAATGCTTACAGGGGCCTGAACCAGGAGTTCATGTCGCAGGTAAGCTATGAAGCGGCGAGGGCCCTCAAGAACGCCGAGCTCTACAAGACTCTGGACACAAGGCTGAATTTCATCGTGGCCCTCTGGAACACTTCAAAGGAGCTCTCCACCTTTATTGATGTCTCTTCCCTCGAGAGAAGCCGCATGCTTGAAAAGGTCCTGGCGAAGATCACGGTGCTTTTCGAAACTGACGGGCTGGTCTTCTACACTTATGCCGATGAGCAGAAATCTCTCCTTCCCGCCGTGGTGCTCGGTGCCGCAGGCGGTGAGCACCCTGTGGAAGCGGCGCTGAAAAAGGATCTTGCAATCAGCGGCATCACCATCTCCGAAGGAATGCTGCTGAAGGAGCCCCTGCAGATTGCCGATGTCTCCATAAGCTCCAGGCGGGCGATTTTCAAGCCTCTCGCCACCCTCACGGGGTCCACTTCGATTTTCTGGTATCCTCTGCTGGGGAGGGACAAGGCAGTGGGAGCCCTCATGCTCTTCTCTCGAAAGATAAGAAAGTGGACCAAGGAGGAATCCCAGTGGGCCGACATTTTCTGCAGCATGTTCTCGCTGAGCCTCGAGAATATGAACCTTGTGCAGAAAATCTGCGACGACAGGGACATGCTGGAGGTTGAGGTGGCAAAGAGGACGGAGCAGCTCCGCGAGGCCCTCAGCAGGCTCAAGCAGTCATCGCTTGAAACCATCTACAAGCTCGCGAAGGCCGCGGAGTTCAAGGACGAGAAGACAGGCTTCCACGTGCTCCGCGTGGGCCACTATTCCCAGATTATCGCCCTTGCGATGGGCACCGACAGGGGCTATGCCGATTCCATCCTCAATGCCTCGCCGATGCACGATGTGGGCAAAATCGGCATCCCTGACGGGATCCTGCTCAAGAAGGGGAAGCTCGATTCCGATGAGATGACGATAATGCAGAAGCATACCGTGATAGGCTCCCAGATCCTCGCAGGCTCTGATTCTGATCTCATCAAGCTTGCCGATATGATTGCCCTTACCCACCATGAGAAATGGGACGGCAGTGGCTACCCCAAGGGCCTCAGGGAAGAGGAGATCCCCCTGGCGGGGCGCATCACGGCCCTTGCCGACGTCTTTGACGCCCTCCTGTCAAAAAGGCCCTACAAGGACTCTTTCACGATGGAAGAGACCCTCAGCATCATCGAGAAGGGCAAGGGCTCCCATTTTGACCCGGCGGTGGTGGAGGCATTTTACAGGTCCCTCGAGGAAATTGAGAAGGTCGCGGAGCATTATAAGGACTGA
- a CDS encoding metallophosphoesterase, whose translation MKRRRARASLFVAAILIGLLSAGCGGAGTDQALYRQGGDSSFFSFAVIGDNQVGYQVWQQTMLTNPSSANIPQLRQSLADISSLSAIPSMLFFSGDLVMNEAMDSGETLTGQLDAWQSFYRSQELSRLIPLVPLTGNHEVVFYDGTLNAEAPNPPAFQAWTAWLQKNNYATYGGNGPLPQGANPDLLVLDESLLTYSFDRGVLHFVIINSDTMNTTTDPETGLTTLGWIPITWIEDDIRKAQAKSSTMAILVLSHKTIEPPPDYPYAYSDIINTPDYPFGARLSRVMKENSKVRLFLASHYHMWSAHKLDGGLGVWQVMTGNGGAPLENSWNPQGGTYYGFTAVEVYESGKLIVKNYGRPLPPAPQKFYEATPVAPPPATLRETIEIPPAW comes from the coding sequence GTGAAAAGAAGAAGAGCCAGGGCTTCGTTGTTTGTTGCGGCGATCCTCATCGGACTTCTCTCCGCGGGATGCGGAGGCGCGGGGACAGACCAGGCCTTGTACCGCCAAGGCGGAGACAGCTCCTTTTTCTCTTTTGCCGTCATCGGTGACAACCAGGTGGGCTACCAGGTGTGGCAGCAGACGATGCTCACGAACCCCAGCTCTGCCAATATCCCGCAGCTCCGCCAGTCTCTCGCCGATATCTCGAGCCTCTCTGCCATACCTTCAATGCTCTTTTTCTCAGGCGACCTGGTCATGAACGAGGCCATGGACAGCGGCGAGACCCTCACGGGGCAGCTCGATGCCTGGCAGAGTTTTTACCGCTCCCAGGAGCTCTCGCGCCTCATCCCCCTGGTCCCTCTCACGGGGAATCACGAGGTGGTCTTCTATGACGGCACCCTGAATGCGGAAGCGCCCAATCCCCCGGCATTTCAAGCCTGGACCGCATGGCTTCAGAAGAACAACTACGCGACATACGGGGGAAACGGGCCTTTACCCCAGGGGGCGAATCCCGACCTTCTCGTGCTCGATGAGAGCCTCCTCACCTACTCCTTTGACAGGGGAGTGCTTCATTTCGTCATCATCAACTCCGACACCATGAACACCACGACGGACCCGGAAACTGGCCTCACCACCCTTGGATGGATCCCCATCACCTGGATCGAGGATGACATAAGGAAAGCTCAGGCGAAGAGCTCCACGATGGCCATACTGGTCTTGAGCCACAAGACCATCGAGCCGCCGCCTGACTATCCCTACGCCTACTCAGATATCATCAACACCCCGGACTATCCCTTCGGTGCAAGGCTTTCCAGGGTGATGAAGGAGAACAGCAAGGTAAGGCTTTTCCTTGCGAGCCACTACCATATGTGGAGCGCCCATAAGCTTGACGGGGGCCTTGGGGTGTGGCAGGTGATGACGGGGAACGGCGGCGCTCCCCTGGAGAATAGCTGGAACCCCCAGGGAGGCACTTACTATGGATTTACCGCCGTGGAGGTCTATGAGAGCGGGAAGCTCATCGTGAAGAACTATGGAAGGCCCCTCCCGCCTGCTCCCCAGAAATTTTATGAAGCCACGCCCGTGGCGCCCCCGCCTGCCACCCTGCGGGAGACCATCGAGATTCCGCCTGCCTGGTGA
- a CDS encoding bile acid:sodium symporter: MEHLYDLLSCIFFASAMLSIGITVTGGQIIASLKDYRLGARVLLANLVLVPGLGLLLVRLFQLSVDNTLGILFMACAPGGLNAIEFTGRIRSHLASAAGILFLLNVAALAFTPLLIHVLISCPMLVTLPYLQIVLFLVLGLLVPLLCGCVIYRRWPSFSDRIRRPLVLTADVSFLAIMLITLVIKKKATHLVGDATLLVIVLLTLGSLAIGWILGGRDGEMKKILAATTSMRNAALSLLIAVAGFSMRDMDVAIVASAAVMFTLNKLFFLALRLKDRKKGKNSEPS, from the coding sequence GTGGAGCACCTGTATGATCTCTTATCCTGTATTTTTTTTGCCTCCGCGATGCTTTCCATCGGCATCACCGTCACAGGCGGGCAGATAATCGCATCTCTTAAGGACTACCGTCTCGGCGCACGGGTGCTCCTGGCGAACCTTGTGCTTGTCCCAGGCCTGGGCCTCCTCCTTGTAAGGCTCTTTCAGCTCTCGGTGGACAACACCCTGGGGATACTCTTCATGGCATGCGCCCCTGGAGGACTCAATGCCATAGAGTTTACAGGCAGGATCAGGTCACATCTTGCGAGCGCCGCCGGCATACTTTTTCTTCTGAACGTGGCCGCCCTTGCTTTCACTCCCCTCCTCATCCATGTCCTCATCTCCTGCCCCATGCTTGTGACCCTCCCTTACCTGCAGATTGTGCTGTTTCTTGTCCTGGGCCTTCTGGTCCCTCTCCTCTGCGGGTGCGTCATTTACCGGCGGTGGCCGTCATTCTCCGACAGGATCAGGAGGCCTCTTGTCCTGACAGCCGACGTCTCCTTCCTGGCAATAATGCTCATCACTCTTGTCATCAAGAAGAAAGCCACCCATCTTGTAGGCGACGCGACCCTCCTGGTCATCGTTCTCTTGACCCTCGGCTCCCTGGCCATAGGGTGGATCCTGGGGGGGCGCGACGGGGAAATGAAGAAGATTCTCGCCGCCACCACCAGCATGCGCAACGCGGCTCTCTCCCTGCTCATTGCCGTTGCAGGCTTCTCCATGAGAGACATGGATGTCGCCATCGTCGCATCGGCAGCAGTGATGTTCACCCTGAATAAGCTCTTCTTCCTTGCTCTCAGACTCAAGGACAGAAAGAAAGGCAAGAACAGTGAACCTTCCTGA
- a CDS encoding iron-containing alcohol dehydrogenase, translated as MNLPELVISEKTASGLLAEFPLQGMLLVADSHNGPLAEASGFTVKVINSHHEIHFNDVDSSRFTGVIALGGCSALDVGRYIAGGRPFFGIPTILSTSCISVNISILRSRQEERMVKTVTPEKTIIPMGTILSTPRDELERYSASGLGDLLANMSASINYGYSHGDLSYERLRENAALAFDALGWIRDSFTAYDRPALVRLATYLHDSSLEVIRRGSPELSADFEHRFYETIIRQQRYSSTIQTHGFLVMPGTLMSVFVYEKHSEPRGLTEQLKKACCKAGIPASYGEFGKYGIAREHILEALGELRDGPSLVAHSLREEGTAFVDELLS; from the coding sequence GTGAACCTTCCTGAGCTTGTCATCTCTGAGAAGACCGCTTCCGGCCTTCTCGCGGAATTCCCCCTCCAGGGAATGCTCCTTGTGGCCGACAGCCACAACGGTCCCCTTGCCGAAGCTTCCGGTTTTACAGTGAAAGTCATCAACAGCCACCATGAGATTCACTTTAATGACGTGGACAGCTCCCGGTTTACAGGCGTGATAGCCCTGGGGGGATGCAGCGCGCTTGATGTGGGGAGGTACATTGCCGGGGGGAGACCCTTTTTCGGCATTCCCACCATACTTTCCACAAGCTGCATCAGCGTGAATATAAGCATCCTCAGGTCTCGCCAGGAAGAGCGCATGGTGAAGACAGTGACGCCTGAAAAAACCATCATCCCCATGGGCACCATATTGAGCACACCCCGCGATGAGCTTGAAAGATACTCGGCGTCGGGGCTCGGCGATCTCCTTGCGAATATGAGTGCTTCCATCAATTACGGCTATTCTCATGGGGACCTCTCCTATGAAAGGCTGAGAGAGAACGCCGCCCTTGCCTTTGATGCCCTCGGGTGGATAAGGGACTCCTTCACCGCTTACGACCGCCCGGCCCTCGTGCGGCTCGCAACGTATCTTCATGATTCATCTCTTGAGGTGATCCGGCGCGGATCACCGGAGCTCTCTGCCGACTTCGAGCACAGGTTCTACGAGACGATAATAAGGCAGCAGCGCTATTCAAGCACCATCCAGACCCATGGCTTCCTCGTAATGCCGGGGACTCTGATGAGCGTCTTTGTCTACGAAAAACACTCTGAGCCCCGGGGCCTCACGGAGCAGCTGAAAAAGGCCTGCTGCAAGGCAGGCATCCCGGCTTCGTACGGAGAATTTGGGAAATACGGCATCGCAAGGGAGCACATTCTGGAAGCCCTTGGGGAGCTGAGGGACGGCCCGTCGCTTGTGGCGCACTCCCTCAGGGAGGAAGGAACAGCCTTCGTTGACGAGCTCCTGTCCTGA
- a CDS encoding radical SAM protein, with the protein MKILREEQNGAILYDDSTFGYLYTADVEMARKAAGRVIDCGGPSHGRSDILLAPIRIYFELTTRCNLACLHCFACSSPSEPEGMEGATVLRLLEDLARSGVINVRFTGGEPTARSDWHEIMAYARSLGLVTSLSTNGVFGDPDDTVRKIAGLSIGQVTVSLDGSEREHDALRGEGTFRQVILTLLKLRERGLQNVRITTVLSKRNLHSLAGITEIAARHAKVLNFVCTRPVGRASHDGGLLLSFDEHYNTAREVLRLRERHSRLLIIHSDLPLPTELASTGSPAYQSTSLCVAADGTIWPHHYTVHQTGRLMLGRFPQDRPVSLWAHSVKLDGFRAWTGALLARCRLCSEMNRRCAGIQFEMELAKVLGHIEENPYCRNREKAPHPWDYIPA; encoded by the coding sequence ATGAAAATATTACGTGAAGAGCAGAATGGCGCCATTCTCTACGATGACAGCACCTTCGGCTACCTGTACACCGCCGATGTTGAAATGGCCCGGAAGGCCGCCGGAAGGGTCATAGACTGCGGGGGGCCTTCTCACGGGCGCAGCGATATTCTCCTTGCCCCCATAAGGATATATTTTGAGCTCACCACAAGGTGCAACCTGGCATGCCTCCATTGCTTTGCCTGTTCTTCACCGTCAGAGCCCGAGGGAATGGAGGGCGCCACGGTCTTACGCCTCCTGGAAGACCTGGCCCGTTCAGGCGTTATAAATGTCAGGTTTACCGGCGGCGAGCCTACAGCCCGCAGTGACTGGCACGAGATTATGGCTTATGCCCGCTCACTGGGCCTTGTGACTTCGCTGAGCACCAACGGCGTCTTTGGTGATCCCGATGACACAGTAAGGAAAATTGCCGGGCTTTCCATCGGGCAGGTCACGGTGAGCCTCGATGGCTCCGAGCGTGAGCATGACGCGCTCAGGGGCGAAGGCACCTTCCGGCAGGTCATCCTCACCCTTCTGAAACTCAGGGAGCGGGGCCTTCAGAATGTGCGGATAACGACGGTGCTGTCAAAAAGGAATCTCCATTCCCTGGCGGGTATCACAGAGATTGCGGCGCGGCATGCAAAGGTCCTCAATTTCGTATGCACGCGGCCCGTAGGAAGGGCATCCCATGACGGCGGCCTGCTTCTCTCCTTCGATGAGCATTACAATACGGCCAGGGAGGTGCTCCGCCTGAGAGAGCGTCACAGCCGCCTCCTTATCATTCATTCTGATCTCCCGCTCCCCACGGAGCTCGCTTCAACGGGAAGCCCGGCATATCAATCCACTTCCCTCTGCGTGGCTGCCGACGGCACCATATGGCCCCACCATTACACCGTGCACCAGACAGGACGCCTTATGCTGGGACGCTTTCCCCAGGACAGGCCCGTTTCCCTGTGGGCTCACTCGGTAAAGCTCGACGGGTTCCGTGCCTGGACGGGTGCTCTCCTCGCGCGGTGCCGCCTCTGCAGCGAGATGAACAGGCGCTGCGCCGGGATACAGTTCGAGATGGAGCTTGCGAAGGTCCTGGGCCATATTGAAGAGAATCCTTATTGCAGAAACAGGGAAAAAGCCCCCCATCCCTGGGACTATATCCCCGCGTGA